The following are encoded in a window of Gavia stellata isolate bGavSte3 chromosome 17, bGavSte3.hap2, whole genome shotgun sequence genomic DNA:
- the C17H11orf24 gene encoding uncharacterized protein C11orf24 homolog encodes MWTAIVFFLLISFCVCGHRFSVLKGRGVHVVRINGLTTEKQCRQACQSPGASGNHHCNWAVPYQNRCVLLQCHQLSVCQNVSEQDIEDLLGEIFSGRRETVLFRHQSYPQEKERMVNAWVDRHNVENPFSSTARTRKFHLRHLLGDESEDVTTNARKTIASTATTTAATTTAATTTAATTTTATAITNITNSTVLTTASETTAKASNASGGSDLPAEAMPSTASSPTSSNISASTSSHVTTLVTTTEKSGNSGSGSVLSPTSTPAPLALTSGAGTQMPQTERFDPATTSTPLSSSPTAVGAGLKTTLIPQDAETSSTASTRATALTHLETSHSANLVTLLHLEPEASTTTTSLSKSTSLLGSTRGVTVSTAASTAESTTGHGIKSTSHIFPTTTAPADAPKTTASSLAETRDTDNEYLLIAAEPLTQYLVDKSSLLAVLLVGTVFFITVIVLLLMQAYESYKKKDYTQVDYLINGMYVDSEM; translated from the exons ATGTGGACTGCCATTGTATTCTTCCTGCTGATTTCCTTCTGTGTATGCGGACACAGGTTTTCGGTCCTGAAAGGGAGAGGAGTCCATGTGGTGCGAATAAACGGGCTTACAACTGAAAAGCAGTGCAGGCAGGCTTGTCAAAGCCCAGGTGCTTCAG gTAACCATCACTGTAACTGGGCTGTGCCCTACCAGAACCGCTGCGTCCTCTTGCAGTGTCACCAGCTGAGCGTGTGCCAGAATGTCAGCGAACAAGACATCGAAGATCTGCTCGGAG aaattttCAGTGGGAGAAGGGAAACAGTCCTGTTTCGCCACCAAAGCTATCcacaggaaaaggagaggatgGTGAATGCATGGGTTGACCGACACAATGTGGAAAACCCATTTTCCTCAACTGCTCGGACTCGCAAGTTTCACTTGAGGCATTTGCTTGGTGATGAGAGTGAAGATGTAACaacaaatgcaagaaaaacaattgcAAGCACTGCTACCACCACTGCAGCGACCACCACTGCAGCGACCACCACTGCAGCGACCACTACCACTGCCACAGCCATAACAAACATTACAAACTCAACCGTCCTCACTACAGCTTCTGAAACAACTGCCAAAGCCTCAAACGCCTCTGGAGGTTCTGATCTCCCTGCTGAAGCCATGCCATCCactgcctcttctcccacttcCAGTAACATCTCTGCTTCCACTTCCAGCCATGTCACCACGCTTGTGACCACCACCGAAAAATCAGGAAACAGTGGCTCTGGCTCAGTATTGTCCCCCACTTCTACTCCTGCTCCCCTCGCTCTCACTTCTGGAGCAGGTACTCAGATGCCTCAAACAGAGCGGTTTGACCCAGCCACCACCAGCACTCCCCTCTCTAGTAGCCCCACCGCTGTTGGAGCTGGCCTGAAAACCACCCTCATCCCGCAGGATGCAGAAACATCTTCCACTGCTTCCACTCGTGCCACGGCACTTACCCACTTGGAGACTTCACACTCTGCGAATCTTGTTACGTTGCTACATCTAGAGCCAGAAGCAAGCACAACCACAACGTCCTTGAGTAAATCAACTTCTCTTCTGGGCTCTACAAGAGGAGTCACGGTTTCAACTGCTGCCTCTACAGCAGAAAGCACGACGGGGCATGGGATAAAGTCAACATCTCACATTTTTCCAACAACCACGGCTCCAGCAGATGCACCCAAAACAACAGCTTCGAGCCTTGCAGAAACTCGGGACACAGACAATGAGTATCTTCTCATTGCTGCTGAGCCCCTGACTCAGTACTTAGTGGATAAAAGTTCACTTCTTGCAGTGCTTTTAGTTGGTACGGTTTTTTTCATAACTGTCATAGTTCTTCTCCTTATGCAGGCCTACGAGAGCTACAAGAAGAAGGATTACACACAGGTGGATTACCTGATCAATGGAATGTATGTGGACTCGGAGATGTGA